In the genome of Colletotrichum lupini chromosome 8, complete sequence, one region contains:
- a CDS encoding acetyl-CoA acetyltransferase — MQAKSGIGAAAAGTGSTPLARRAFRAELALLPRSGKLGPALVPLRHPPLKPRKTAEPGVLSSRAFHMLASSLSKSSQVAITLCYFAAKYRIPFVTYSTMFIRQSSRLPSQLARQAASRQFSTRAALRQEIRDAYIISASRTPTAKAKTNGSFNGSFTSVTAPQLGAVAIKSAIEKSKVPIDKITDVYMGNVLQGSVGQAPARQALIFAGLPSSVEAITINKVCASGMKAVVFAAQNIQLGLSEAQVAGGMENMTRVPYYVPRASSLPPFGHVQMEDGLIKDGLTDVYDKFHMGNCAENTAKKYEISREMQDEYAIESYKRAQAAWKANAFAEEIAPVTVRGRKGDTVIESDEGYLDVKFDRVPTLKPAFVRDGTGTVTAANSSTLNDGASALVLGSKEIAQKYGSGSRVLAKICGSADAAVDPIDFPIAPAKAVPIALERAGITKDQVAVWEFNEAFAAVIKANEKILGMEGARVNPLGGAISLGHALGSSGSRIIVTLLHQLKPGEYGVAAICNGGGAATAIVVQRVESV; from the exons ATGCAGGCAAAGAGTGGCATCggtgcagcagcagccggaACCGGTTCCACCCCTTTGGCCCGACGAGCTTTCCGAGCGGAATTGGCCCTACTTCCACGGTCCGGG AAGCTCGGCCCCGCCCTTGTACCTCTCAGGCACCCCCCTCTTAAGCCGAGGAAGACCGCAGAACCTGGGGTATTGTCATCCCGCGCCTTCCACATGCTCGCTTCATCCCTCTCGAA ATCGTCTCAAGTCGCCATCACTTTGTGCTATTTTGCTGCGAAATATCGGATACCATTTGTAACATATTCCACCATGTTTATCAGACAATCATCAAGGCTTCCTAGCCAATTGGCTAGGCAAGCGGCTTCCCGTCAGTTCTCCACGCGAGCTGCGCTTCGGCAAGAGATTCGGGACGCATACATTATTAGTGCCTCGAGAACACCGACAGCAAAGGCAAAAACAAACGGTTCA TTCAATGGCTCATTCACGAGTGTAACTGCGCCGCAGCTGGGCGCCGTCGCCATCAAGTCCGCAATCGAAAAGTCCAAAGTCCCCATCGACAAGATCACCGACGTGTACATGGGTAATGTTCTACAAGGATCCGTTGGGCAGGCGCCGGCTCGCCAGGCTCTGATCTTTGCCGGTCTCCCGTCTAGTGTGGAAGCGATCACCATCAACAAGGTCTGCGCATCCGGCATGAAAGCCGTCGTTTTTGCCGCACAAAACATCCAGCTCGGTCTGTCGGAGGCGCAGGTTGCTGGTGGCATGGAGAACATGACGAGGGTGCCTTACTACGTGCCCCGCGCTTCTAGCCTGCCGCCATTCGGGCATGTCCAGATGGAGGACGGCCTGATCAAGGACGGGTTGACTGACGTCTACGACAAATTCCACATGGGCAACTGCGCCGAGAACACGGCTAAGAAGTACGAGATTTCTCGCGAGATGCAAGACGAGTACGCTATCGAGTCCTACAAGCGCGCTCAGGCTGCGTGGAAAGCCAACGCCTTTGCCGAGGAGATCGCTCCTGTTACTGTTCGCGGAAGGAAGGGCGACACAGTTATTGAGTCTGATGAGGGATACCTCGACGTCAAGTTCGACAGGGTGCCTACCCTGAAACCGGCCTTTGTGCGCGACGGCACCGGCACTGTCACTGCTGCCAACTCCTCCACGTTGAACGACGGTGCCAGTGCACTTGTTTTGGGCAGCAAGGAGATTGCGCAAAAATACGGTTCCGGTTCCCGAGTGCTGGCAAAGATCTGCGGCTCGGCTGACGCCGCGGTTGATCCTATCGACTTCCCCATCGCTCCAGCCAAGGCGGTACCCATCGCACTTGAGAGAGCGGGTATCACCAAAGACCAAGTCGCCGTATGGGAGTTTAACGAAGCTTTTGCCGCTGTCATCAAGGCAAACGAAAAG ATTCTCGGAATGGAGGGTGCTCGGGTTAACCCTCTCGGCGGAGCGATCTCCCTCGGCCACGCCCTGGGTAGCTCCGGATCACGAATTATCGTCACTCTGCTGCACCAGCTGAAGCCTGGCGAATACGGTGTTGCAGCCATCTGCAACGGAGGCGGCGCGGCCACGGCGATCGTCGTGCAGCGTGTCGAGTCCGTGTAA